The Solibacillus daqui genome has a segment encoding these proteins:
- a CDS encoding GNAT family N-acetyltransferase, with the protein MIRQATKEDIPTILEIFNDNILHSTAIYMYKEQTLEQRMQWFEQKQQNGEPLMVFDIDGEVAGYATYGSFRAYPAYHYTVEHSVYVHKGHYKKGIATKLMHALIDYATKHEVKTMVAGIDKENEASIVIHEKLGFTYSGTIRNAGYKFNRWLDLVFYQLDLQGPENPQEN; encoded by the coding sequence ATGATTCGACAAGCGACAAAAGAGGATATACCAACAATTTTAGAAATTTTTAATGATAATATTTTACATTCAACGGCAATTTATATGTATAAAGAACAAACGCTTGAGCAACGAATGCAGTGGTTTGAGCAAAAGCAACAAAACGGAGAACCGCTTATGGTGTTTGATATTGATGGTGAAGTAGCGGGTTATGCGACGTATGGTAGCTTTCGAGCGTATCCAGCGTATCATTATACAGTGGAACATTCCGTATATGTACACAAAGGTCATTACAAAAAAGGCATCGCGACAAAATTAATGCATGCACTAATAGATTACGCAACGAAGCATGAAGTAAAAACGATGGTTGCAGGGATTGACAAAGAAAATGAAGCAAGTATTGTCATTCATGAAAAACTGGGCTTTACGTATAGTGGAACAATCCGCAATGCGGGCTATAAATTTAATCGTTGGTTAGACTTAGTATTTTATCAGCTTGATTTACAGGGACCAGAAAACCCTCAAGAAA